One region of Salvia miltiorrhiza cultivar Shanhuang (shh) chromosome 3, IMPLAD_Smil_shh, whole genome shotgun sequence genomic DNA includes:
- the LOC131015547 gene encoding uncharacterized protein LOC131015547, whose translation MGRNIDDYLKAAQLLMFYQMVLCRDDIPIERWVWALVEDIEEWNDFPWGAYSFQVLCHYISLLPKKPEHIANKKKTYHFFGPVWALQIWAYEAIPYLGHLCGIRDREVKYPRCLRWTTTSSAADYQHFFEYDLKVNATLEPDEWETNELYFLSLDTQNPLYVRYVPSQRHAFKKGPIVDRMAKTADKMKCRDTSKVQESRHHTKHTRSSQQPIVESVRRQTTRAASKRRRKTSPYNEQRRSESAQEEPKPQFICCQHGLPCKHSREDEDILLSRLGQRVVQHLLMDDSETGWIARLAQRVAEHTRHFVAPRRSSPPPVHDQHVDDASHISDHDQQDPIQVRRSSTPQSAHVSHRRPRASPVRDLNQPRLSVSHHSARGSLPNNSVSQRSAEGSHMRDATLLQVDTAESHCGRGLP comes from the exons ATGGGCAGAAACATTGATGACTACCTCAAGGCAGCTCAATTATTGATGTTCTATCAGATGGTGTTGTGTCGTGATGATATTCCCATCGAACGATGGGTGTGGGCGTTAGTCGAGGACATAGAGGAGTGGAACGATTTTCCATGGGGCGCTTATTCATTCCAGGTCTTGTGCCACTACATCAGTCTCCTCCCAAAGAAGCCAGAGCATATAGCCAACAAGAAGAAGACTTACCATTTCTTTGGACCAGTATGGGCTTTGCAGATTTGGGCATACGAGGCTATTCCATATTTGGGGCACTTGTGCGGGATCCGAGATAGAGAGGTTAAGTATCCTCGATGCTTGAGGTGGACCACTACATCCTCTGCTGCTGATTATCAGCATTTCTTCGAATATGAT CTCAAGGTGAATGCTACTTTGGAACCTGATGAGTGGGAGACAAATGAGTTGTATTTTCTTAGTCTGGATACCCAAAATCCGTTATATGTGCGGTATGTGCCTTCTCAGCGCCACGCTTTTAAGAAGGGGCCTATTGTTGATCGAATGGCGAAGACAGCCGACAAAATGAAGTGTCGTGACACTTCCAAGGTTCAAGAATCGAGACATCACACTAAGCATACACGATCTTCACAGCAGCCAATCGTTGAGTCGGTTCGTCGTCAGACCACCAGAGCTGCATCAAAACGACGACGAAAGACGTCTCCATATAATGAGCAACGACGAAGTGAGTCTGCGCAGGAGGAGCCAAAGCCTCAGTTTATTTGTTGTCAGCACGGACTTCCCTGCAAACACTCACGTGAGGATGAGGATATTTTATTATCACGGTTGGGACAGAGAGTAGTTCAACATTTACTGATGGACGATTCTGAGACCGGGTGGATAGCTCGTCTTGCTCAGAGAGTGGCTGAGCACACCAGGCACTTCGTTGCCCCTAGAAGATCGAGCCCTCCTCCAGTACATGACCAACACGTGGATGATGCTTCTCATATATCAGATCATGACCAGCAAGATCCCATTCAGGTTCGTCGCTCCAGTACTCCACAGTCTGCTCATGTCAGCCATAGACGACCTAGGGCATCTCCAGTGCGTGATCTCAATCAGCCTCGCTTATCTGTTTCTCATCATTCTGCTCGAGGTAGCCTACCTAATAATTCTGTTTCCCAACGCTCTGCTGAAGGTAGCCACATGCGTGATGCGACTTTATTGCAAGTGGATACTGCCGAGTCCCACTGTGGACGAGGTCTACCTTAG
- the LOC131015548 gene encoding putative clathrin assembly protein At2g25430 translates to MAPSTIRKAIGAVKDQTSIGIAKVASNMAPELEVAIVKATSHDDDPASEKYIREILQLTSFSRGYVSACVVAVSKRLGKTRDWIVALKCLMLIHRLLNEGDAVFQQELMYATRRGTRLLNMSDFRDEAHSSSWDHSAFVRTYALYLDQRLEMMIYERKQSGNGGEIERSGARDDRYNYRSPPGSNRGNGYEYSHEYREEPYGMRRSRSSGDVRESAQERKDATPLRDMAPERIFGKMGHLQRLLDRFLSCRPTGLAKNERMILVALYTIVKESFKLYADICEVLAVLLDKFFDMEYQDCVKAFDAYASSAKQIDELVGFYNWCKDIGVSRSSEYPEVQKITGKLLETLEEFVRDRAKAMKSPERKVEALPAPPQEEEPVLDMNEIKALPPPEDYTPPPPPEPEPPKAAVQEGDLLDLRDEGVTADDQGNKFALALFAGPVADNGNGSWEAFHSNGESEVTSAWQNPAAETGKADWELALVETASHLSKQKAAMGGGLDPLLLNGMYDQGMVRQHVSTAHLSGGSASSVALPGPGASKTPVLALPAPDGTVQAVGQDPFAASLSIAPPSYVQMADMEKKQQLLVQEQMVWQQYHRDGMQGQTSLAKIGAGGYQPPMPYGMPPVNGVGVPPAGYYHAPY, encoded by the coding sequence ATGGCGCCGAGCACAATACGGAAAGCGATCGGGGCGGTGAAGGATCAGACGAGCATCGGGATTGCTAAGGTGGCCAGCAACATGGCGCCGGAGCTGGAGGTTGCCATAGTCAAAGCCACCAGCCACGACGACGATCCGGCTTCGGAGAAGTACATAAGGGAGATTCTCCAGCTGACCTCGTTTTCCCGCGGCTATGTCAGCGCCTGCGTCGTCGCGGTGTCTAAAAGGTTGGGGAAAACGCGTGATTGGATTGTGGCCCTCAAGTGTTTGATGCTTATTCATCGATTGCTCAATGAAGGAGATGCCGTCTTCCAGCAGGAACTCATGTACGCTACTAGGAGGGGGACGAGGTTGTTGAATATGTCTGATTTCCGCGATGAGGCCCACTCGAGTTCTTGGGATCATTCCGCTTTTGTGAGGACCTACGCGCTCTACTTGGATCAGAGGCTGGAGATGATGATTTACGAGCGGAAGCAGAGCGGGAATGGAGGTGAGATTGAGAGATCTGGAGCTAGAGATGATAGGTATAACTATCGATCACCACCGGGATCGAACAGGGGCAACGGATACGAGTATAGTCACGAGTATCGCGAGGAGCCGTATGGAATGCGCAGATCAAGGTCGTCTGGTGATGTGAGAGAGTCGGCGCAGGAGAGGAAAGATGCTACTCCTCTGAGGGATATGGCGCCCGAGAGGATCTTCGGGAAGATGGGGCATTTGCAGAGGTTGTTGGATCGGTTCTTGTCTTGCCGGCCGACGGGTTTGGCGAAGAACGAGAGGATGATTCTGGTTGCGCTGTATACTATAGTTAAGGAGAGCTTCAAGCTGTATGCTGATATCTGTGAGGTCTTGGCTGTGCTTCTGGATAAGTTCTTTGACATGGAGTATCAAGATTGTGTGAAGGCGTTTGATGCTTATGCTAGCTCGGCGAAGCAGATAGACGAGCTCGTCGGATTCTATAACTGGTGCAAGGACATTGGTGTGTCGAGATCATCCGAGTATCCGGAAGTTCAGAAGATTACTGGGAAGTTGTTGGAGACGTTGGAGGAATTTGTGAGGGATAGGGCGAAGGCGATGAAGAGTCCGGAGAGGAAGGTGGAGGCGTTGCCGGCTCCTCCTCAGGAGGAGGAGCCGGTGCTGGATATGAACGAGATTAAGGCACTGCCGCCTCCTGAGGACTATACGCCCCCGCCACCACCTGAGCCCGAGCCTCCTAAGGCTGCCGTTCAAGAGGGTGATCTTTTGGATCTAAGGGATGAGGGAGTGACTGCTGATGATCAAGGGAATAAGTTTGCTCTCGCGTTGTTTGCTGGCCCGGTGGCCGACAACGGGAATGGCTCGTGGGAGGCGTTCCATTCGAATGGGGAGTCGGAGGTGACTTCCGCTTGGCAGAATCCGGCTGCGGAGACGGGCAAGGCTGATTGGGAATTGGCTCTTGTCGAAACCGCTAGTCATCTGTCTAAGCAAAAGGCTGCGATGGGTGGTGGATTAGATCCGTTGTTGTTGAATGGCATGTATGATCAGGGAATGGTTAGGCAGCATGTGAGCACTGCTCACTTGAGCGGCGGGAGCGCCAGCAGCGTCGCGCTGCCGGGCCCCGGGGCGAGTAAAACCCCGGTTTTGGCACTCCCTGCGCCGGATGGAACGGTCCAGGCTGTCGGACAGGATCCATTCGCCGCGTCCCTAAGCATTGCGCCTCCTTCGTACGTGCAGATGGCCGACATGGAGAAGAAGCAGCAGTTGCTGGTGCAGGAGCAGATGGTGTGGCAGCAGTATCACAGGGACGGCATGCAAGGGCAGACGAGCCTAGCCAAGATCGGGGCGGGCGGATATCAGCCTCCGATGCCGTATGGAATGCCGCCGGTGAACGGAGTTGGAGTGCCACCTGCTGGTTACTACCATGCTCCGTACTGA
- the LOC131015549 gene encoding probable LRR receptor-like serine/threonine-protein kinase At1g56140: MVFFSFSFTVFWVLQIVAAQQKTEPAEVDAINKIIDHWNLRSKLNLSDDPCIENAIWAPDSANPRIACDCDGTVCHITHLKIYALDISGELPQELFLLTELMDLNLNQNVLNGSIPPEIGQLSKMAYLALGINNFTGSVPAVLGNLTRLRSLSFGSNNLQGSLPRELGNLTLLEQLYIDSSGLSGPIPQELSNLTSLQIIWMSDNGFTGKLPEFLATFTELKDLRVEGTNLEGPIPNSFSALTKLENLRIGDLTVGASESSLDFLENLTSLSILSLRNCQIRGPIPERLSTFPNLTFLDLSFNKLTGQIPASFKDFSSLKYLYLGSNNLNGDLPSDIGSKLNALDVSFNPLTGNIPLDWSHVSINTVGTSINDVTLNNQKASTMLQCLEQNTNCRNKAPSTSFGVNSGGPEQADAKGVVYDDDSEKLGAASLYTSSNNKWAVSSSGVFISNRNGPIYVAQTDSQITNTLDSELYKTARIAPASLRYYGLGLENGVYRVELHFAEVVMDDDPASWMGLGRRLFDVYIQGERVLQDFNIVKEAGGSKRALIKTFEANVTNTLIDIHLMWAGKGTCCIPLQSTFGPLVSAVGVSQVLTYEDSSKGDGKRAGRIVGIVFGCAGGLLIICGVAYLWWAKKESKIYTQAPKD; the protein is encoded by the exons ATGGTGTTTTTTAGCTTCTCTTTCACTGTATTCTGGGTTCTTCAAATTGTCGCTGCACAGCAAAAAACTGAGCCCGCTGAAG TGGATGCTATCAACAAAATAATTGATCATTGGAATCTAAGGAGTAAGCTGAATTTAAGCGATGATCCGTGCATTGAAAACGCGATTTGGGCTCCTGATTCAGCTAATCCAAGAATTGCTTGTGACTGTGATGGGACAGTTTGTCACATTACACACTT GAAAATATATGCTTTGGACATCTCTGGTGAACTTCCTCAAGAACTGTTCTTGCTGACAGAGTTGATGGACTT GAACTTGAATCAGAATGTGTTGAATGGATCCATCCCACCAGAAATTGGGCAGCTGTCCAAAATGGCGTACTT GGCTCTTGGCATTAACAATTTCACGGGCTCGGTGCCTGCAGTGCTTGGCAATCTCACCAGATTGCGCTCTTT AAGTTTTGGTTCGAACAATTTGCAGGGAAGCTTGCCTCGCGAGTTGGGAAATTTGACCTTGTTAGAACAGCT ATATATCGATAGCAGTGGATTGAGTGGACCAATCCCACAAGAACTCTCAAATCTCACATCCCTCCAAATAAT ATGGATGTCGGATAATGGTTTCACTGGAAAACTCCCTGAATTCTTGGCCACTTTCACTGAACTCAAAGATCT GAGAGTGGAAGGAACGAATCTTGAGGGCCCGATTCCCAACAGTTTCAGTGCTCTAACCAAACTGGAAAACTT GCGAATTGGCGACCTGACTGTTGGCGCGAGCGAAAGCTCTCTTGATTTCCTAGAGAATCTGACTAGTCTCTCCATATT ATCATTGAGAAACTGTCAAATCCGCGGCCCAATTCCAGAACGGCTGAGCACTTTCCCCAACCTTACATTCTT GGACTTGAGCTTCAATAAGCTGACGGGGCAGATACCGGCTTCGTTCAAGGACTTTTCTTCACTCAAGTATCT ATATCTTGGAAGTAATAACCTCAATGGGGATCTACCTTCTGATATAGGTTCAAAACTCAATGCATT AGACGTATCTTTCAATCCTCTCACTGGAAATATCCCTCTTGATTGGAGCCATGTATCCAT AAACACAGTCGGCACTTCCATCAACGACGTCACTCTCAACAACCA GAAGGCCTCTACCATGCTGCAGTGCCTTGAACAGAACACCAACTGCAGAAACAAAGCTCCTTCGA CTTCATTCGGTGTCAACAGTGGAGGTCCAGAGCAAGCTGATGCAAAGGGGGTTGTATACGACGACGACTCAGAGAAGCTAGGAGCGGCCTCGTTGTACACAAGCAGCAACAACAAATGGGCAGTGAGCAGCTCCGGAGTCTTCATCTCCAACCGAAATGGGCCAATCTATGTAGCCCAAACGGACTCCCAAATCACCAACACCCTCGATTCCGAGCTCTACAAAACGGCAAGAATCGCACCCGCCTCGCTCAGATACTACGGCCTCGGCCTAGAAAACGGGGTCTACCGGGTCGAGCTCCATTTCGCTGAGGTGGTGATGGATGATGATCCTGCTTCTTGGATGGGCCTAGGTAGGCGTCTCTTCGACGTCTACATTCAG GGTGAGAGAGTCTTGCAAGATTTCAACATAGTGAAAGAGGCCGGGGGCTCGAAGAGGGCGTTGATCAAGACGTTCGAGGCCAACGTGACGAACACGCTGATCGACATCCATCTGATGTGGGCTGGGAAGGGGACTTGCTGCATTCCTCTCCAGAGCACGTTCGGCCCTCTGGTCTCGGCCGTTGGGGTTTCTCAAG TGCTCACATACGAGGATTCGTCGAAGGGCGACGGGAAGCGGGCGGGGAGGATTGTGGGGATTGTGTTTGGGTGTGCAGGAGGCTTGCTCATAATATGTGGTGTTGCATATTTGTGGTGGGCGAAGAAGGAATCCAAAATTTATACACAAGCTCCCAAAGATTAA
- the LOC131015550 gene encoding auxin-responsive protein IAA29-like produces MELLGLALPNHNPIIIQDVDSNVLETENRSQKRVFLEDGVGLESTTLSLLGWPEAEDGRPPKWRKHRVLDDTDDDCQEIEGWSPTDSSLSHRRRRGATVKKSMHVKVKMEGVAIGRKVDLRDFDSYHALTNTLIDMFAKYSKIERNEEDYILLYLDKDGDWMLVGDVEWEEFVESVQRVEILKNNNKMGFRLLSR; encoded by the exons ATGGAACTCCTCGGACTTGCTCTCCCCAACCACAACCCTATAATCATTCAAGACGTTGACTCGAACGTATTAGAGACGGAAAATCGCAGCCAAAAACGGGTGTTTCTCGAAGATGGCGTCGGACTCGAGAGCACGACTTTGTCGTTGCTCGGCTGGCCGGAGGCGGAGGATGGCCGCCCTCCGAAATGGAGGAAACACCGCGTACTCGACGA TACCGACGACGATTGTCAAGAAATTGAGGGGTGGTCGCCGACCGACTCGTCGCTGTCCCACCGCCGCCGACGTGGGGCGACGGTGAAAAAGTCAATGCATGTGAAGGTTAAGATGGAAGGCGTGGCCATAGGGAGGAAAGTCGATCTTAGGGATTTCGATTCCTATCATGCTTTAACAAACACATTGATCGATATGTTTGCTAAAT ATAGTAAAATTGAGAGAAATGAAGAAGATTACATTTTATTGTACTTAGACAAAGATGGAGATTGGATGCTAGTTGGAGATGTGGAATGGGA GGAGTTTGTTGAATCTGTTCAGCGGGTCGAGATACTGAAGAACAACAATAAAATGGGCTTTCGATTATTGTCACGTTAA
- the LOC131015551 gene encoding uncharacterized protein LOC131015551 has product MAEIKLSEMRDLTRIERIGAHSHIRGLGLDSALEARSSSEGMVGQTSARKAAGVIVKMVQEGKIAGRAVLLAGQPGTGKTAIAMGMAKSIGQETPFAMLAGSELFSLEMSKTEALMQAFRKAIGVRIKEETEVIEGEVVEIQIDRPAVAGAASKTGKLTLKTTDMETVYDLGGKMIEALGKEKVQSGDVIGIDKASGKITKLGRSFSRSRDYDAMGPQTKFVQCPDGELQKRKEVVHCVTLHEIDVINSRTQGFLALFTGDTGEIRAEVREQIDTKVAEWREEGKAEIIPGVLFIDEVHMLDIECFSFLNRALENDMAPILVVATNRGITSIRGTNYRSPHGIPIDFLDRLLIISTQPYTAEDIRKILDIRCQEEDVEMSEDAKLLLTKIGEDTSLRYAINLITSAALSCLKRKGKVVEMEDISRVYELFYDVKRSTQYLMEYQSQYMFSEVGTGEGYEEDEANAMVA; this is encoded by the exons ATGGCGGAGATAAAGCTCTCAGAGATGCGCGACCTGACGCGAATTGAAAGAATCGGCGCCCATTCCCACATCCGCGGCCTCGGCCTCGACTCCGCCCTCGAGGCCCGCTCCTCCTCCGAGGGCATGGTGGGCCAGACCTCAGCCCGTAAAGCCGCCGGCGTCATCGTCAAGATGGTCCAGGAAGGCAAAATCGCCGGCCGGGCAGTCCTCCTCGCCGGTCAGCCCGGTACGGGCAAAACCGCCATCGCCATGGGCATGGCTAAATCCATCGGGCAGGAAACCCCCTTCGCTATGCTCGCCGGCAGCGAGCTCTTCTCGCTGGAGATGTCGAAAACCGAGGCCCTAATGCAGGCCTTCAGGAAGGCGATTGGGGTCAGAATCAAGGAGGAGACGGAGGTGATCGAGGGCGAGGTCGTGGAGATACAGATTGACCGGCCGGCTGTTGCCGGGGCGGCGTCGAAGACGGGGAAGCTCACGCTCAAGACGACGGATATGGAGACGGTGTACGACTTGGGCGGGAAGATGATTGAAGCCCTGGGGAAGGAGAAAGTGCAGAGTGGTGATGTGATTGGGATTGACAAGGCTTCGGGGAAGATCACCAAGCTCGGGAGGTCTTTCTCGAGGTCGAGGGATTACGATGCAATGGGGCCTCAGACGAAGTTCGTGCAGTGCCCCGATGGTGAGCTGCAGAAGAGGAAGGAAGTGGTGCATTGCGTTACGCTTCATGAGATTGATGTTATCAACAGCAG AACGCAGGGATTTCTGGCTCTGTTTACGGGCGACACTGGCGAAATCCGTGCAGAAGTTAGGGAACAAATCGACACAAAGGTAGCAGAGTGGAGAGAGGAAGGAAAAGCAGAAATCATACCGGGTGTCCTCTTCATTGACGAAGTACACATGCTCGACATCGAGTGCTTCTCGTTTCTGAATCGTGCATTGGAGAACGACATGGCGCCTATACTAGTGGTGGCCACCAACAGGGGAATCACTTCCATCAGGGGCACGAACTACAGGTCCCCACACGGCATCCCAATTGATTTTCTCGACCGCCTGCTCATCATCTCCACGCAGCCCTACACAGCAGAGGACATTCGGAAGATCTTGGACATCAGATGCCAAGAGGAAGACGTGGAGATGTCCGAAGACGCTAAGTTGCTGCTCACAAAGATCGGTGAAGACACATCGCTGAGATATGCGATAAATCTCATCACCTCTGCCGCGCTGTCTTGCCTGAAGAGGAAGGGGAAGGTTGTGGAGATGGAAGATATAAGCCGCGTGTACGAGCTCTTCTACGACGTGAAGAGGTCGACGCAGTACTTGATGGAATATCAAAGCCAGTATATGTTCAGTGAGGTGGGAACAGGAGAGGGATACGAAGAGGATGAAGCCAATGCAATGGTTGCATAA
- the LOC131015552 gene encoding putative F-box/FBD/LRR-repeat protein At3g49040 has protein sequence MEKSRNRKQQRMVMDGAVNNGGDIDRLPNDLVIKILSHMSIKRAARTSVLAHRWRYLWRFSHGHGTLRFDGKHMKKEEFQSWVNGVLDLHLAPYIEGLIISFEGGVESHEKASTSRAVERWLNFAMQKEVQRLELNLSFENLYGRISPTVRHAFPTRVFCRLRTLEELRSHSFCRLRSLRLSQVHISTNVVHYFLASCPDLEELCIQFSYNIRGNLRVVDPPSLRVLEITRCPGIRSLEISAVSLVSLTYGGPGNSLLLIKAPNLRELCVRRLMCLFFVFGRNEHSSYFVQLEKLVLDFRFLSESITLDYQNRDRDWVAPPTLPRLCSLKRLQVHAHTKYGARTPLDIFTSLIEASPHLCEFRIELSYSVDRRYDARRYELPRIEGFKVGKFVHRNLKVLEMSSYVGFGPPEELLVALIWSCPSLERVAIHIGNDFYDNTGVGYFIDKCRRSKEVVHFATSREEAKGRAQRFIAKTRKQKPSLQEWKQCQWERLEFIVT, from the exons ATGGAAAAATCCAGAAATCGAAAGCAACAACGGATG GTAATGGATGGTGCTGTGAATAATGGTGGTGATATTGATAGGTTGCCTAATGATTTAGTAATTAAGATTCTGTCACACATGAGCATCAAGAGAGCTGCGAGGACTAGTGTCCTCGCGCATAGATGGAGATATCTTTGGAGGTTTTCCCATGGCCATGGGACTCTTAGATTTGATGGAAAACACATGAAAAAGGAAGAGTTTCAGTCTTGGGTGAATGGTGTGCTGGATCTTCATCTAGCTCCATATATTGAGGGCTTGATCATTAGCTTTGAGGGAGGGGTGGAGAGCCATGAGAAGGCATCTACGTCTCGTGCAGTTGAGAGATGGTTGAATTTTGCTATGCAAAAGGAAGTTCAAAGGTTGGAATTGAATCTCTCATTTGAAAATTTGTATGGAAGGATAAGCCCAACGGTTAGACATGCATTCCCAACTCGTGTATTTTGCCGCCTGAGAACTCTTGAGGAGTTAAGATCACATTCATTTTGCCGCCTGAGAAGCCTTAGATTGTCCCAAGTTCACATCAGCACCAACGTGGTTCATTATTTTCTAGCATCGTGTCCCGATCTTGAAGAGTTATGCATACAGTTCTCTTACAACATTCGAGGAAATCTTCGAGTTGTTGATCCACCAAGCTTGAGAGTTTTGGAGATAACCAGATGCCCCGGTATCAGGAGTTTGGAGATCTCTGCTGTGAGTCTCGTCTCGTTAACATATGGAGGACCCGGAAACAGCTTGCTGCTGATAAAAGCTCCCAATCTTCGTGAATTATGTGTTAGAAGGCTTATgtgtttgttctttgttttcgGGCGCAATGAACACTCGAGCTATTTCGTTCAGCTGGAGAAGCTTGTATTGGATTTTCGATTCCTG AGTGAAAGTATAACACTTGATTATCAGAATAGAGATAGAGATTGGGTTGCTCCTCCTACTTTGCCTCGATTATGCTCTCTCAAACGGCTGCAAGTGCATGCTCATACAAAATATGGTGCACGTACACCCCTCGACATCTTCACATCATTGATTGAGGCATCTCCACACTTATGTGAATTTAGGATTGAG CTGAGCTACTCGGTAGATCGTCGTTATGAT GCACGTAGGTACGAACTTCCTCGTATAGAAGGATTCAAGGTTGGGAAATTCGTTCATAGAAATCTTAAAGTGCTTGAAATGAGCAGCTACGTTGGATTTGGTCCTCCAGAAGAACTGCTGGTGGCATTGATTTGGAGTTGTCCATCACTTGAGAGAGTTGCGATTCATATTGGGAATGATTTCTATGATAATACTGGCGTTGGCTACTTCATTGACAAGTGCAGGCGGAGTAAAGAGGTCGTGCATTTTGCTACCTCACGCGAGGAAGCAAAAGGACGCGCCCAACGTTTCATAGCCAAAACGCGGAAGCAGAAGCCGAGTCTGCAGGAGTGGAAGCAGTGCCAGTGGGAGCGCCTTGAATTCATTGTCACATGA